From the genome of Sphingomonas sp. HMP6, one region includes:
- a CDS encoding helix-turn-helix transcriptional regulator has protein sequence MIHPQSVLRKQTIRRHQLREIVPLADTTIYDMEQRGEFPQRFYLTARCVVWDLAEVEAWLEQRREASRAKNVRRAPSPDVNLRKFRPVRG, from the coding sequence ATGATTCATCCCCAATCAGTCTTGAGAAAACAAACTATCCGCAGGCACCAGCTTCGTGAGATCGTCCCTCTCGCTGACACCACCATTTACGACATGGAGCAGCGGGGCGAGTTTCCGCAGCGGTTTTATCTGACCGCCCGATGCGTTGTCTGGGATCTCGCCGAAGTAGAGGCTTGGCTTGAACAACGTCGCGAAGCTTCCAGAGCGAAAAATGTCAGGCGAGCACCATCGCCTGACGTCAATCTAAGGAAGTTTCGGCCTGTCAGAGGCTAG
- a CDS encoding TrbI/VirB10 family protein — MRLRAEPPRVTRLSRKALAGLGLIGSLTVGGALIYALQTRDGGKPEELISTDNRSTPDGLAGLPKDYTGPVLGPALPGDLGRPILDAQNRGQPVPASGIAAPTPGISAEEQRRLQEIEAARTGRLFASTETRNTAPPAATANVPAPLPDLTSLGLAPPPATPTAQDRQLAFLNQTPDKRTVSTDRVAGPASPNILQAGAVIPAALITGIRSDLPGQITAQVTENIYDSPTGRILLVPQGTRIIGQYDNGVGFGQRRILLVWNRLILPNGRSIVLERQPGADAEGFAGLEDGVDYHWWDLAKAAALSTLLGVGAELATDQNDRLIGAIRDGAQDTINDAGQQIVRRQLNVQPTLTIRPGFPVRVIVTRDLVLEPYGATP, encoded by the coding sequence ATGCGTCTGCGGGCCGAGCCGCCGCGCGTCACCCGACTGTCGCGCAAGGCGCTCGCCGGTCTCGGCCTCATCGGCAGTCTCACGGTCGGCGGTGCGCTGATCTATGCGCTCCAGACCCGCGATGGCGGCAAGCCGGAGGAACTGATCTCCACCGACAACCGCTCGACCCCGGACGGCCTCGCCGGTCTGCCCAAGGATTATACCGGCCCGGTCCTCGGCCCGGCTTTGCCCGGCGACCTCGGCCGACCGATCCTCGACGCGCAGAACCGGGGCCAGCCCGTGCCGGCGTCGGGCATCGCCGCGCCCACGCCGGGCATCAGCGCCGAGGAGCAACGCCGGCTTCAAGAGATCGAAGCGGCGCGGACTGGTCGGTTGTTCGCCTCGACGGAGACGCGCAATACCGCGCCGCCAGCCGCCACGGCCAATGTCCCGGCACCGCTGCCGGACCTGACCAGCCTCGGTCTCGCGCCGCCGCCGGCGACACCGACCGCGCAGGATCGTCAGCTCGCCTTCCTCAACCAGACGCCCGACAAGCGCACCGTTTCCACCGATCGCGTCGCGGGGCCGGCCTCGCCCAACATCCTGCAAGCCGGTGCGGTCATTCCGGCCGCGCTCATTACCGGCATCCGCTCCGATCTGCCCGGCCAGATCACCGCCCAGGTCACGGAGAACATCTATGACAGCCCGACCGGGCGTATCCTGCTCGTACCGCAGGGCACGCGGATCATCGGCCAGTACGACAACGGCGTCGGCTTCGGCCAGCGCCGTATCCTGCTGGTCTGGAACCGTCTGATCCTGCCCAACGGTCGCTCGATCGTGCTGGAGCGCCAGCCCGGTGCGGACGCCGAGGGCTTTGCCGGACTGGAGGACGGTGTCGATTACCACTGGTGGGATCTCGCCAAGGCCGCCGCCCTCTCGACCCTGCTCGGCGTCGGCGCCGAACTCGCCACCGACCAGAACGACCGCCTGATCGGCGCCATCCGCGACGGCGCGCAGGACACGATCAACGACGCCGGGCAACAGATCGTCCGCCGCCAGCTCAACGTCCAACCGACGCTGACCATCCGGCCCGGCTTTCCAGTCCGCGTCATCGTCACGCGCGATCTCGTCCTCGAACCCTATGGGGCCACGCCATGA
- the trbF gene encoding conjugal transfer protein TrbF has protein sequence MFKRPATHYGKTPQPDTPYQRAAQVWDDRIGSARVQAKNWRLMAFGSLILSAGLSGALVWQSANGSIVPWVVQVDKLGQAQAIAPATADYRPTDPQIAFHLARFVEQVRSIPSDAIIVRQNWLRAYDFTTSAGAMALNDYARVNDPFAKVGRQQVAVDVSSVIRASPNSFRVAWTERRYQDGSLASTERWTAILTIAVASPRDPEKLRANPLGIYVNAINWSKELGQ, from the coding sequence ATGTTCAAACGACCCGCCACCCATTACGGCAAGACGCCACAGCCCGACACGCCCTACCAGCGCGCCGCCCAGGTCTGGGACGACCGCATCGGCTCCGCCCGCGTGCAGGCCAAAAACTGGCGGCTGATGGCCTTCGGATCGCTGATCCTGTCGGCCGGGCTGTCGGGCGCACTGGTCTGGCAATCCGCCAACGGCTCGATCGTGCCGTGGGTGGTGCAGGTCGACAAACTCGGCCAGGCGCAGGCCATCGCGCCCGCGACCGCCGACTATCGCCCGACCGATCCGCAGATCGCGTTCCACTTGGCGCGGTTCGTCGAACAGGTCCGGTCGATCCCGTCCGACGCGATCATCGTCCGGCAGAACTGGCTGCGCGCCTACGACTTCACCACCTCGGCCGGCGCGATGGCGCTGAACGACTATGCCCGCGTCAACGACCCCTTCGCCAAGGTCGGACGCCAGCAGGTCGCCGTGGACGTCTCGTCCGTCATCCGCGCCTCGCCGAACTCGTTCCGCGTCGCCTGGACCGAGCGCCGCTATCAGGACGGCAGCCTCGCCTCGACCGAGCGCTGGACCGCCATCCTCACCATCGCCGTAGCTTCACCTCGCGACCCCGAAAAACTCCGGGCCAATCCGCTCGGAATCTACGTCAACGCCATCAACTGGTCGAAGGAGCTGGGACAATGA
- the trbG gene encoding P-type conjugative transfer protein TrbG, whose translation MRPSHLTAGHPANRTPANPPICKAGKAAFAVLLLCTSALAGCATRSIPPEIAYDDAAPAVQTIDPPAPVTVVELPRPLPLPGQLKPVEPSRRAPEPTDPAARVNQANAAARIQPVRDGFINAMQVYPYTGGALYQVYTAVGQITDIALQPGETLVGAGPVAAGDTVRWIIGDTLSGSGATQQVHILVKPTRAELMTNLVINTNLRTYHMELRSTERTYMASVSWQYPQDQLIALRRQNAQAQAAQPVASGVDLANVNFRYAIDGDRAPWRPLRAFDDGRQVFIEFPRGIAQGEMPPLFVVGPEGNTSELVNYRVSGRHMIVDRLFAAAELRLGTGNTQRRVRITRTDGRPAS comes from the coding sequence ATCCGGCCGTCGCATCTGACCGCCGGACATCCGGCGAACCGTACTCCCGCAAACCCGCCGATATGCAAAGCTGGAAAGGCGGCTTTCGCTGTCCTGCTGCTTTGCACGTCGGCGCTCGCCGGCTGCGCCACGCGCTCGATCCCGCCCGAGATCGCCTATGACGATGCCGCGCCCGCCGTCCAGACGATCGATCCGCCTGCACCCGTCACCGTCGTCGAACTGCCGCGCCCCTTGCCGCTGCCCGGACAGTTGAAGCCGGTGGAGCCATCCCGCCGTGCGCCCGAGCCGACCGATCCGGCCGCCCGCGTCAATCAGGCCAACGCCGCCGCCCGCATCCAGCCCGTCCGCGACGGATTCATCAATGCGATGCAGGTCTATCCCTATACCGGCGGCGCGCTCTATCAGGTCTATACCGCCGTCGGCCAGATCACCGACATCGCCCTCCAGCCCGGCGAGACGCTGGTCGGCGCGGGGCCGGTCGCGGCCGGCGACACGGTGCGCTGGATCATCGGCGATACGCTCAGCGGTTCGGGCGCGACGCAGCAGGTGCATATCCTCGTCAAGCCGACGCGGGCGGAGCTGATGACCAACCTCGTAATCAACACCAACCTGCGCACCTATCACATGGAGCTTCGTTCGACCGAGCGGACCTATATGGCGTCGGTGTCCTGGCAGTACCCGCAGGACCAGCTCATCGCGCTGCGTCGGCAGAATGCGCAGGCCCAGGCTGCGCAGCCTGTCGCCAGCGGCGTCGATCTCGCCAACGTCAACTTCCGCTATGCGATCGACGGCGACCGCGCGCCGTGGCGGCCCTTGCGCGCCTTCGACGACGGACGGCAGGTCTTCATCGAGTTCCCGCGCGGCATCGCGCAGGGCGAGATGCCGCCGCTGTTCGTCGTCGGCCCCGAGGGCAACACCTCCGAGCTGGTGAACTACCGGGTCAGCGGACGGCACATGATCGTCGATCGGCTGTTCGCCGCCGCCGAGCTGCGGTTGGGCACCGGCAACACCCAGCGCCGCGTCCGCATCACCCGCACCGACGGGAGGCCGGCATCGTGA
- a CDS encoding DUF2274 domain-containing protein: MTKLKLGPIADDKPVKVTVELPATLHRNLAAYADVLGRENGHPPTDPVRLIVPMLERFIATDRAFAKARRNAESG; the protein is encoded by the coding sequence ATGACCAAGCTGAAGCTCGGGCCGATCGCCGACGACAAGCCGGTGAAAGTAACGGTGGAATTGCCGGCCACGTTGCATCGCAATCTCGCCGCCTATGCCGACGTGCTCGGCCGCGAGAACGGCCATCCACCGACCGATCCCGTCCGCCTGATCGTGCCGATGCTGGAGAGGTTCATCGCCACCGATCGAGCCTTCGCCAAGGCGCGGCGTAACGCTGAAAGTGGCTAA